ATGAGATTCAGAAAACTGCCTGGGAGGTTCTTAAAAACTTCGACCACGCTTTGATTCTCAGAGAAGACGATCCTCTGCTGCCTGCTATTTTAGATGTTTATGAAAAACAGGGCATCAAAGACGGCGCGCCTACAAACAAGATGAAGGGCCCTGCTTTTAAAACAGAACTGGCTACTGCATACCCGGACTGCCGTTTAGTGGTGACAAAAGAAACCCTTACTGTTGAGGGTATGATTAAGATTGTTTACGACTTGCTGAAAGATAAACTGAACATTGCAAAGCTTACATTTACCAGCGGCGTAAATGCTGCTTCTGCAGAATTTGAAACGAAAAACAAAATCGACCGCTGCCCATTATGCGGCATCGCCTTAAACGAAAACGGCGTTTGCCCTAAGTGCGGATACAAAAAATAGGTTAAAAACAATTTAGAGTTTCCCCAGTTGTTATAAAGTGAAACAAAAGGTTAGCCTTCTGATTATCATGTACACACAGATATCAGAAGGCTAACTGATTTTTTACCGCAAATTTTTATTTCTTTTTCTTCAATGCTGCAAAAATACTTTGAAGTACAATGAAGAAGCACAGCAGCGCTGCAATAGTGATTCTTACCCACCAGGAGGATAAGGTGCCCTGGAAAGTGATAAATGCTTCTATAGTAGCTTTAATTAAAACTCCAAATAAGCTTCCGATTACGTTTCCAACACCGCCTGTAAGCAAAGTTCCTCCGATTACGGCTGAAGCTATGGCGTCCATCTCAAAGCCCTTTGCCTGCTCCACGAATCCGCCTAAGGTATTCAGACAGAACAGGATTCCGCCAAGGCTGCAGAGGAAGCCGTCTAAAATATAAGCTTTCAGTTTTACTTTCTTAACATCCAGACCCATTAAA
The window above is part of the Lachnoclostridium edouardi genome. Proteins encoded here:
- a CDS encoding 6-pyruvoyl trahydropterin synthase family protein is translated as MRSITTLDLQYAHRFFGFKGEAQYLHGHTGVLTIEVEDSIEPGVNMVFPCNEIQKTAWEVLKNFDHALILREDDPLLPAILDVYEKQGIKDGAPTNKMKGPAFKTELATAYPDCRLVVTKETLTVEGMIKIVYDLLKDKLNIAKLTFTSGVNAASAEFETKNKIDRCPLCGIALNENGVCPKCGYKK